One region of Faecalibacter bovis genomic DNA includes:
- a CDS encoding enoyl-CoA hydratase-related protein, translated as MGYFETELVAKLHEQTFQFLIVEEANHTLSVTLNRPEKKNALHPHMVNELAFALEYANQAKDVWAVVLKANGDIFCAGADLKAFQGGAEEIVSTIPFPNDKVLINEIFNNLTKPCIAQVDKNVLAGGMLMMTGCNYVIAKPSVEFGLPEVKRGLYPFQVMSSLLEVMPARKVIDWCITGKSISAEEALTNGLITHVTENTDEKVNEILSTLFENSPNAIRLGLTAYKKLKEKDVKAENEYLFGMLMQAIGSKDAQEGIAAFREKRQPEWKGE; from the coding sequence ATGGGATACTTCGAAACAGAATTAGTTGCAAAATTACACGAGCAAACGTTTCAATTTTTAATCGTTGAAGAAGCAAATCACACTTTATCGGTTACGTTAAATCGTCCAGAAAAAAAGAACGCTTTGCATCCACATATGGTCAATGAATTAGCTTTTGCTTTAGAATATGCAAATCAAGCGAAAGACGTTTGGGCAGTCGTTTTAAAAGCAAACGGAGATATTTTTTGTGCCGGAGCCGATTTAAAGGCATTTCAAGGTGGTGCGGAAGAAATTGTTTCAACAATTCCTTTCCCAAATGATAAAGTCTTAATCAATGAAATCTTTAACAATCTAACAAAACCTTGTATCGCTCAAGTCGATAAAAATGTATTAGCGGGTGGAATGTTAATGATGACAGGTTGTAACTACGTCATTGCAAAACCATCGGTAGAATTTGGATTACCAGAAGTGAAGCGTGGCTTATATCCTTTCCAAGTGATGAGTAGTTTATTAGAAGTTATGCCTGCTCGTAAAGTCATTGATTGGTGTATTACAGGAAAAAGTATTTCAGCCGAAGAAGCGTTAACGAATGGATTAATTACCCACGTGACGGAAAATACCGATGAAAAGGTGAACGAAATTTTATCGACTTTATTCGAAAACTCACCGAACGCCATTCGACTTGGATTAACAGCTTACAAAAAATTAAAAGAAAAAGACGTAAAAGCAGAAAACGAATATTTATTCGGAATGCTAATGCAAGCCATCGGTTCGAAAGATGCACAAGAAGGAATTGCAGCCTTTAGGGAAAAGCGTCAACCCGAATGGAAAGGAGAATAA
- a CDS encoding BKACE family enzyme, which translates to MKNKVVITAALTGALANRNQCPYIPYTPEEIGLEAKLAVEAGASIVHIHARQDNGLPAYDVETYTRIHEEVRKHCPDVIINYSTGAIGIPNEERIHQIDALKPETAALNMGSMNYAIYSKEKKQFYHDFVFANPFKDIQFFMERMKAAGTRPEMECFDNGHINNSLPIIDMGMMEKPYIYSLVMGVLGGIAPTTQNLVHQVNTLPPDSVWQVIGIGRKQWALAAAALTLGGNFRVGLEDNFYLPEGEMAKSNGELVDAAVRLARMVGKEPASMAETRQILNIPRIS; encoded by the coding sequence ATGAAAAATAAAGTAGTCATCACAGCGGCATTAACTGGAGCTTTAGCAAACAGAAATCAATGTCCTTATATTCCATATACGCCAGAAGAAATTGGATTAGAAGCAAAATTAGCTGTAGAAGCTGGAGCTTCAATCGTTCACATTCACGCGCGTCAAGACAATGGATTACCAGCGTATGATGTAGAAACGTATACAAGAATTCACGAAGAAGTGCGTAAGCATTGTCCAGATGTTATCATCAACTATTCTACTGGAGCTATCGGGATTCCAAATGAAGAGCGTATTCACCAAATTGATGCTTTAAAACCAGAAACGGCAGCATTAAATATGGGTTCAATGAACTACGCGATCTACTCAAAAGAGAAAAAACAATTTTACCACGATTTTGTTTTCGCAAATCCATTCAAAGACATTCAATTCTTTATGGAAAGAATGAAAGCGGCTGGAACTCGTCCAGAAATGGAATGTTTTGATAACGGTCATATCAATAACTCTTTACCAATTATCGATATGGGAATGATGGAAAAACCATATATCTATTCCTTAGTAATGGGTGTTTTAGGAGGAATTGCGCCTACGACACAAAACTTAGTGCATCAAGTGAATACTTTACCACCAGATTCAGTTTGGCAGGTCATCGGAATTGGACGTAAGCAATGGGCATTAGCTGCAGCTGCTTTAACATTAGGAGGAAACTTCCGTGTTGGTTTAGAGGATAACTTCTACTTACCTGAAGGAGAAATGGCAAAATCAAACGGAGAATTGGTAGATGCTGCTGTTCGTTTAGCTCGTATGGTAGGTAAAGAACCTGCTTCTATGGCAGAAACTCGTCAAATTTTAAACATTCCTAGAATCTCATAA
- a CDS encoding SDR family oxidoreductase, protein MILQDSFQDQIVLVTGGGSGIGFSIAKQFLTNGAKVVITGRNGEKLQKAIEKLRDAGEVTYQICDIREQEQIQQLADYIKEKYGRLDILVNNAGGQFPSLAKDLSFNGWTSVINNNLNGTFYMTQTMANTFFLEQKKGNIVNIIANIYKGFPGMSHTGAARAGVDNLTKSLAIEWARQGIKINAVAPGIIQSTGLERYPKELVEGIAKTVPVNELGSTDDVAHAVLFLASPYAKFITGETLYVDGGQRLWGDVFTL, encoded by the coding sequence ATGATTTTACAGGATTCATTTCAAGACCAAATTGTATTAGTTACTGGTGGCGGAAGTGGAATTGGTTTCAGCATTGCGAAACAATTTTTAACGAACGGAGCCAAAGTAGTAATTACAGGTCGTAACGGAGAAAAACTGCAAAAAGCAATTGAGAAATTGCGAGATGCAGGAGAAGTGACGTACCAAATCTGTGATATTCGCGAACAAGAGCAAATTCAACAATTAGCAGATTACATCAAAGAAAAATATGGACGTTTAGATATTTTAGTGAATAATGCTGGAGGTCAGTTTCCTTCATTAGCCAAAGATTTATCTTTCAACGGATGGACTTCGGTGATTAATAACAACCTAAACGGAACATTTTATATGACGCAAACAATGGCCAATACTTTCTTCTTGGAACAAAAGAAAGGAAATATTGTCAACATTATTGCAAATATATATAAAGGTTTTCCGGGAATGTCGCACACGGGTGCAGCGCGCGCAGGTGTAGACAATTTAACGAAATCTTTAGCAATTGAATGGGCACGACAAGGCATTAAAATTAATGCGGTTGCACCAGGAATTATACAATCAACAGGATTAGAACGATATCCAAAAGAATTGGTTGAAGGAATTGCCAAAACAGTTCCTGTAAACGAGTTAGGATCGACAGATGATGTAGCTCACGCTGTATTATTTTTAGCGAGTCCTTATGCAAAATTTATTACTGGAGAAACATTGTATGTTGACGGAGGTCAAAGACTTTGGGGAGATGTTTTTACATTATAA